Genomic segment of Haloterrigena gelatinilytica:
CGACGACCGGCGACGACCACGCGAAGTACACCAAGCGAGGGGAGCGCGCATGAGCGCCTACGGCCAGCTCGTCCCCGACTCGGAGCAAGCGGACCCGGCAGACGTCGAACAGGCGATCGCACGACTCGAGCGCGAGGGCGAGCACGAATGACGCCGTTCCCCATCACCACGGCCGCGCTCGCGGCGATCGTCGGCCTGTGGGCGCTGGCGGCCGTCGGCGTCGGCGTTGTGGATCTGGCGACGCGCCTGCGTGCCGGCCGTGTTCGCGCACCCAGCGGACTCGAGGAGGCCGATTCCGAATGACGCGCCACATGACCGACCGGAAGGACTGGGTCTACATCGCGGAGTGTTCCGAGCACGGCGACGAGCACGTTCGACTCGAGGCCAGCGCCCGCGCCGCGGCCGAGGGCTATCAGGACCCGGAGGAACTGTTCCCGATCGACGAGTGTCTGGGGTGTGGTGCCTCGCTTGCGACCATCACTGAATCCCAACAGACGGAGGTTCTCGAATGAGCACAAACGAATCCGACGAGACCGAGCGTGCGGACATCCCGCCGAAGGGGCTCCCCGAGAAATGGCGAGACATCGCCGCCCACACGCAGCGGGATAACGAACCCTACGCGAAAGCACTCCGGCGCTGCGCGACGGAACTCGAAGACTCCGACCGCTATCCAGATACGGAAGCGGACGACCGCGACCGCGTGGTCGGTCACCTTGAACAGTTCTACACCGTCCGCGAGGACGGGACAGCCCATGCAGAGGGTCTTGAACCGGGGAAGTATGCCCTCGTGCGGTTCGACCCGGAGCGTGAGAACGAATGAGCACGAACACCGACGACCCGTTCGACTACGAGCACGATATCAGGTCCCCGTACGCCACCCGGCCCGACGACGTGCTCGAGGCCCACCACATCGAACACGAGACGGCGCCGGACGAACTGGCGATCTTCCCCGCGAGCGCGGGCGACGAGGTCACGCACCAGTGGATGGTCGCGACCGGCGCGGAATCGTTCAGAGACCTCGAGAACTGGCGATAAAAAACAGCGACCGGACGTTTCTACGCGACGACTTTCTCCCCGATGAACGTCTGACCGACCGCCAGCGGCCAGCTTACCTCGGGAATGCGAGCGTCTGCCCAGTGAGCGATTCGGTCGGCGAGATTCGGTTGCTCCACTGTCCGAATCGTCACGCTTCCGTCGCTGTCTGTGTAGGTCCGAATGATGGCCTTAGTGCTTGAATCACTCTCGCCGTTCGGTCTCGTCACTTCGCCGAACCGAGTGCCGCCGCCCTGTAACACGGCATCGTCGTTTCGCCACGCAACGGCGCTCTCGCCGTAGGAATCGAAGTGAACCACCACTTCGACGTTGGTCTGAAGTGCTCGCTCCGAAGATCCTTGCACGACACTCACCTCGAGCGCGTGGTCGCGCACGTCAATCCCGGCGTCGGGTTTCACATGCAGCGATCCAATCGAGGCCTCATCCCCTGGTGCGACGGCCATCACGCTGGTCGTCCCGCGCTCGGTCTCGATTTCTGCCGATTCAAGCACCTCCCCAACCACGGCGTAC
This window contains:
- a CDS encoding DUF7511 domain-containing protein, whose protein sequence is MSTNTDDPFDYEHDIRSPYATRPDDVLEAHHIEHETAPDELAIFPASAGDEVTHQWMVATGAESFRDLENWR